One region of Parambassis ranga chromosome 21, fParRan2.1, whole genome shotgun sequence genomic DNA includes:
- the si:ch73-390b10.2 gene encoding Golgi pH regulator, with protein sequence MSFLVDSVIMFTSQVLFFGFGWLFFMRQLFKDYEVRQYVVQVVFSVTFAFSCTMFELIIFEILGALSSSSRYFHWKLNLYVILLVLIFVVPFYIGYFVVSNIRLLHRQRLLFACMVWFTFMYFFWKLGDPFPILSPKHGILSIEQLISRVGVIGVTLMALLSGFGAVNCPYTYMSYFLRNVTDSDILALERRLLQTMDMIVSKKKRIAMTRRQMYQRGEDQNKQTGFWGMIKSVTSTQTGSENLSLIQQEVDALEELSRQLFLETVDLQATKERIEYSKTFQGKYFNFLGYFFSIYCVWKIFMATINIVFDRVGKTDPVTRGIEITVNYLGIQFDVKFWSQHISFILVGIIIVTSIRGLLITLTKFFYAISSSKSSNVIVLVLAQIMGMYFVSSVLLMRMSMPLEYRSIVTEVLGELQFNFYHRWFDVIFLVSALSSILFLYLAHKQAPEKHMAL encoded by the exons ATGTCGTTCCTGGTGGACTCTGTTATCATGTTCACCTCACAG GTGCTGTTCTTTGGATTTGGCTGGTTGTTCTTTATGCGGCAGCTGTTCAAAGACTATGAG GTGCGGCAGTATGTTGTTCAGGTGGTTTTCTCTGTCACCTTTGCTTTTTCATGTACCATGTTTGAACTCATCATCTTTGAGATTCTTGGTGCCTTAAGCAGCAG TTCCAGGTATTTCCACTGGAAGCTGAACCTGTATGTGATTCTGTTGGTTCTGATCTTTGTGGTGCCTTTCTACATTGGTTACTTCGTTGTCAGCAACATACGCCTTT TGCATAGACAAAGGCTTCTCTTTGCCTGTATGGTGTGGTTTACCTTCATGTATTTCTTCTGGAAGCTGGGAGACCCGTTCCCCATCCTAAGTCCAAaacatg GAATTCTGTCCATTGAGCAGCTAATCAGTCGTGTTGGTGTGATTGGAGTCACTCTCATGGCTCTGCTGTCTGGGTTTGGTGCCGTCAACTGTCCATACACATACATGTCCTATTTTCTAAG AAATGTGACAGACAGTGACATCCTTGCTCTTGAGAGGCGGCTCCTCCAAACTATGGACATGATTGTCAGCAAAAAGAAACG AATTGCCATGACACGGAGGCAGATGTATCAACGTGGAGAAGACCAGAACAAACAGACAGGATTCTGGGGTATGATCAAGAGCGTCACCTCCACACAAACAGGCAGTGAGA ACCTCTCTCTGATCCAGCAGGAGGTCGACGCTCTAGAGGAGTTAAGTCGGCAGCTCTTCCTTGAGACTGTAGACCTTCAAGCCACTAAG GAGCGCATTGAGTACTCAAAGACATTCCAGGGAAAATACTTCAACTTCCTCGGctactttttttccatttattgtGTTTGGAAAATCTTCATG gCCACAATAAACATAGTGTTCGACAGAGTTGGAAAGACGGATCCAGTGACGAGGGGAATTGAAATTACAGTGAACTACTTGGGCATCCAGTTTGAT GTAAAGTTTTGGTCCCAACACATCTCTTTCATTTTGGTTGGAATTATAATCGTTACATCCATACGTGGCTTACTCATCACCCTCACTAAG TTCTTCTATGCCATATCGAGCAGCAAGTCGTCCAATGTCATCGTGCTCGTCCTTGCCCAGATCATG GGAATGTACTTTgtgtcatctgtgctgctgatgcGTATGAGCATGCCGCTGGAGTATCGTTCCATTGTGACAGAGGTCCTGGGAGAGCTGCAGTTTAACTTTTACCACCGCTGGTTCGATGTCATCTTCCTGGTCAGCGCCTTGTCCAGCATCCTGTTCCTTTATCTTGCACACAAGCAGgcaccagaaaaacacatgGCCCTCTAA